A DNA window from Pseudodesulfovibrio thermohalotolerans contains the following coding sequences:
- a CDS encoding DUF4254 domain-containing protein: protein MADITHDSIKTTLRDAVAHQIRSVMDWHYGEPVYEGDPADDLSGLQGLRELVARQHWCNFQLWHVEDRARRKDVDAHVIADCKYAIDKLNQKRNDLIERVDGCLVSMIGPLLPEDAPERYNTETVGAALDRLSIQSLKIYHMKEQCSRKDVDAEHIRQCDSKVGVLKRQHADLERAVLELIDEYFAGTKKPKVYFQFKMYNDPKLNPELYGNKK from the coding sequence ATGGCTGACATTACACACGATTCCATCAAGACTACCCTTCGGGACGCCGTGGCACACCAGATTCGGTCCGTCATGGACTGGCATTACGGCGAGCCCGTGTACGAAGGCGATCCCGCCGATGATTTGAGCGGCCTCCAGGGCCTGCGCGAGCTGGTGGCCCGCCAGCACTGGTGCAATTTTCAACTCTGGCACGTCGAGGACCGCGCCCGCCGCAAGGATGTGGACGCCCACGTCATTGCGGACTGCAAGTACGCCATCGACAAGCTGAACCAGAAGCGCAACGATCTCATTGAGCGTGTGGACGGGTGTCTCGTCTCCATGATCGGGCCGCTGTTGCCCGAGGACGCGCCCGAGCGCTACAACACCGAGACCGTCGGCGCGGCTTTGGACAGGCTGTCCATCCAGTCGCTCAAAATATATCATATGAAAGAGCAGTGTTCGCGCAAGGACGTGGATGCCGAGCACATCCGCCAGTGCGACAGCAAGGTGGGCGTGTTGAAACGCCAGCACGCCGATCTGGAGCGGGCTGTCCTTGAGCTGATCGACGAGTATTTCGCCGGGACCAAGAAACCCAAGGTCTATTTCCAGTTCAAGATGTACAACGACCCGAAGCTGAACCCGGAACTTTACGGAAACAAGAAATAG